A genomic region of Mus musculus strain C57BL/6J chromosome 7, GRCm38.p6 C57BL/6J contains the following coding sequences:
- the Nfkbib gene encoding NF-kappa-B inhibitor beta, which yields MAGVACLGKTADADEWCDSGLGSLGPDAAAPGGPGLGAELGPELSWAPLVFGYVTEDGDTALHLAVIHQHEPFLDFLLGFSAGTEYLDLQNDLGQTALHLAAILGEASTVEKLYAAGAGVLVAERGGHTALHLACRVRAHTCACVLLQPRPSHPRDASDTYLTQSQDCTPDTSHAPAAVDSQPNPENEEEPRDEDWRLQLEAENYDGHTPLHVAVIHKDAEMVRLLRDAGADLNKPEPTCGRTPLHLAVEAQAASVLELLLKAGADPTARMYGGRTPLGSALLRPNPILARLLRAHGAPEPEDEDDKLSPCSSSGSDSDSDNRDEGDEYDDIVVHSGRSQNRQPPSPASKPLPDDPNPA from the exons ATGGCCGGGGTCGCGTGCTTGGGGAAAACTGCGGATGCCGATGAATGGTGCGACAGCGGCCTGGGCTCTCTAGGTCCCGACGCAGCGGCTCCCGGAGGACCAGGTCTGGGCGCAGAGCTTGGCCCAGAGCTGTCGTGGGCGCCCTTAGTCTTTGGCTACGTCACTGAGGATGGGGACAC AGCCCTGCACTTGGCTGTGATTCATCAGCATGAGCCCTTCCTGGATTTCCTCCTGGGCTTCTCCGCCGGCACCGAGTACCTTGACCTGCAGAATGACCTAGGCCAA ACAGCCCTGCATCTAGCAGCCATCCTTGGGGAGGCATCTACAGTAGAGAAGTTGTATGCAGCCGGTGCAGGAGTGTTGGTGGCTGAGAGAGGGGGCCACACGGCATTGCACTTGGCCTGCCGGGTCAGGGCACACACGTGCGCGTGCGTACTGCTCCAGCCCCGTCCCAGCCACCCAAGAGATGCCTCAGATACCTACCTCACTCAGAGCCAGGACTGTACCCCAGACACCAGCCATGCCCCTGCTGCCGTGGATTCCCAACCCAACCCAGAGAACGAAGAGGAGCCGCGTGATGAAGACTGGAGGCTACAACTAGAAGCTGAAAACTATGATG GCCATACCCCACTCCATGTAGCTGTCATCCACAAAGATGCAGAGATGGTCCGGCTGCTCAGGGATGCCGGAGCCGACCTCAATAAACCG GAGCCTACGTGTGGCCGGACCCCTCTGCACCTGGCAGTAGAAGCCCAGGCAGCCAGCGTGCTGGAACTTCTCCTGAAAGCCGGTGCTGACCCCACCGCCCGCATGTATGGGGGCCGCACCCCGCTTGGCAGTGCCCTGCTCCGGCCCAACCCCATCCTTGCCCGCCTCCTCCGTGCACATGGGGCCCCTGAACCTGAGGACGAGGACGATAAGCTTAGCCCttgcagcagcagcggcagcgacagtgacagtgacaacaGAGATGAGGGC GATGAATATGATGACATCGTGGTTCACAGTGGCAGGAGCCAAAACCGACAACCGCCTTCCCCGGCATCCAAACCTCTTCCTGATGACCCCAACCCTGCCTGA